A genomic stretch from Chroococcidiopsis sp. SAG 2025 includes:
- a CDS encoding phage tail protein has translation MPNQAEILTAHKFYLELRLNGFKEQVDAIFLECQGFQRTQDVIEICEVTPNKWGKASKGEVVRTKLPGNVKSGNLTLRRGMSNSITFWNWFQLVQDGNWSKQRKDASLTIYDQAGKPQARFNLIAAWPTSYKLADVNARSTEIEIEEIEVAFEGFKRIQT, from the coding sequence ATGCCAAACCAAGCTGAAATTCTCACAGCCCATAAGTTTTATCTAGAGTTACGTTTAAATGGCTTCAAAGAACAAGTCGATGCGATTTTTTTAGAGTGTCAGGGATTTCAACGCACTCAAGATGTCATTGAAATTTGTGAAGTGACTCCGAATAAATGGGGTAAAGCTAGTAAGGGTGAAGTTGTCAGGACAAAACTTCCTGGCAATGTCAAGAGTGGTAATTTAACGCTGCGGCGTGGCATGAGCAATTCTATTACCTTTTGGAACTGGTTTCAATTAGTTCAAGATGGTAATTGGTCAAAGCAGCGAAAAGATGCTTCTTTAACAATTTACGACCAAGCAGGAAAACCGCAAGCGAGATTTAACCTAATTGCCGCTTGGCCTACTAGTTATAAACTTGCTGATGTCAATGCTCGGAGTACAGAGATTGAAATCGAGGAGATAGAAGTTGCGTTTGAAGGATTTAAGCGTATTCAGACTTAA
- a CDS encoding phage tail protein, which produces MPGEFLTACKFYFEADGITEKVIKEISGLGVESTPAQEVHGSTKQGKVTRQATPTVAQFTNVTIQVIATSDKDLYDWYEKCNKNMGEASQWTSNRKAGSVTAYDQAGSPQARWEIVNCYPCKYTGPTLTASGGDMANETIELVHEGIKRVQ; this is translated from the coding sequence ATGCCAGGAGAATTTTTAACCGCCTGTAAGTTTTACTTTGAAGCAGACGGAATCACAGAAAAGGTAATCAAAGAGATCAGCGGCTTGGGAGTTGAATCAACCCCAGCTCAAGAAGTACATGGATCGACTAAACAAGGCAAGGTAACGCGCCAAGCGACTCCTACTGTAGCTCAATTCACCAACGTGACAATTCAAGTCATTGCTACAAGTGATAAAGACCTTTACGATTGGTACGAAAAATGTAACAAGAATATGGGAGAAGCAAGCCAGTGGACGAGTAACCGGAAAGCAGGTTCAGTGACAGCTTACGACCAGGCAGGTAGTCCGCAAGCTCGTTGGGAAATTGTTAACTGTTACCCCTGTAAGTACACGGGCCCGACACTCACAGCTTCGGGGGGAGACATGGCGAATGAGACAATCGAACTGGTACATGAAGGGATTAAGCGAGTCCAGTAA
- a CDS encoding phage tail sheath family protein, whose protein sequence is MARLDYFAPGVYVEEIDRGSRPIEGVSTAIAGFVGFTEDVRDGAELFKPMLVTTWTQYLNYFASPSSDGFTDFNAYMPFAVYGYFMNGGGRCWVTSIGTQLPGTPQPTQQQVASVRIPRRGNRPSLNLTLRAEQVAGGAIQIVIGDSAPRPLPEGTESEPPPNTGEYFSLQLRRGDEVLEQYDHLTMNPDPPEQVATYVVNALRSSMYVAIADQAQPGQPLTRRPVNGQFDLSLPLVVPSLDGFSRDVEGVRDDRTGVRGIFEIDEITMLACPDLMRAYEAQIMNLDQVHGIMELMVSMCEGSTSGDIPNPPNRMVLFDPPPDRVKPQQVVEWLQAFNRRSMFAALYYPWIKVPNPRNGGRPIAIPPCGHMMGVWGRTDETRGVYKAPANEVPKGVIGLVYNTNFREQELLNPLGINCIRNFPDRGIRIWGARTLVEPDKTEWRYISVRRLISYIEKSIELGTQWAVFEPNDEDLWARVRRTVSNFLERIWREGALFGATPEQAFFVKCDAENNPPETMILGRLYIDVGVCPVRPAEFVIFRISQWNGPEGEQE, encoded by the coding sequence ATGGCTAGACTTGATTATTTTGCTCCTGGCGTGTATGTCGAGGAGATTGATCGCGGTAGTCGCCCAATTGAAGGAGTCAGTACTGCGATCGCGGGATTTGTTGGTTTTACCGAGGATGTGCGTGACGGCGCAGAGCTATTCAAGCCCATGCTCGTCACCACTTGGACGCAATACCTAAATTACTTTGCTAGTCCCAGTTCCGATGGATTCACCGACTTCAACGCCTATATGCCCTTTGCTGTCTATGGCTACTTTATGAACGGTGGCGGGCGTTGCTGGGTTACGAGTATTGGCACTCAACTACCTGGAACACCACAACCAACCCAACAGCAAGTAGCTAGCGTGCGGATTCCTAGACGTGGAAATCGTCCCAGCTTAAACCTGACACTCCGTGCAGAGCAGGTAGCTGGCGGCGCGATCCAGATTGTCATTGGTGATAGCGCACCCCGCCCCCTCCCTGAAGGAACCGAAAGCGAACCACCGCCAAATACAGGAGAATACTTTTCCCTGCAACTGCGACGCGGTGATGAAGTGCTGGAACAGTACGACCACTTGACCATGAATCCAGACCCACCAGAGCAGGTAGCGACGTATGTAGTGAACGCGCTGCGTTCTTCGATGTATGTGGCGATCGCCGACCAAGCTCAACCAGGACAGCCCTTAACTCGCCGCCCTGTCAACGGTCAATTTGACTTATCGCTGCCATTAGTAGTACCGTCGCTAGACGGGTTCTCTCGCGATGTGGAAGGGGTACGGGACGATCGCACTGGCGTGCGCGGTATCTTTGAGATCGATGAGATTACGATGCTAGCTTGTCCAGATTTAATGCGTGCCTATGAAGCCCAAATTATGAACCTGGATCAAGTTCACGGTATCATGGAACTGATGGTCAGCATGTGCGAAGGGTCTACCAGTGGTGATATTCCCAATCCTCCTAACCGCATGGTATTGTTCGATCCGCCCCCCGATCGCGTCAAACCTCAACAGGTGGTGGAGTGGTTGCAGGCATTCAACCGCCGTTCTATGTTTGCCGCCTTGTACTATCCCTGGATTAAAGTTCCCAACCCGCGAAATGGTGGTCGTCCCATTGCGATCCCCCCTTGCGGTCACATGATGGGTGTTTGGGGACGTACTGATGAAACGAGGGGAGTTTACAAAGCTCCTGCCAATGAAGTCCCTAAAGGAGTCATTGGTTTAGTATACAATACCAATTTTCGTGAACAAGAACTACTTAACCCCTTGGGGATCAACTGCATCCGCAATTTCCCCGATCGCGGTATTCGGATCTGGGGCGCTCGCACACTTGTCGAACCTGACAAGACAGAATGGCGTTATATCAGCGTCCGGCGGTTGATTAGCTATATTGAAAAATCCATTGAACTAGGTACTCAATGGGCAGTTTTTGAGCCGAACGACGAAGATTTATGGGCAAGGGTGCGCCGTACAGTTAGCAATTTCTTAGAGCGCATTTGGCGAGAAGGAGCATTGTTTGGTGCTACACCCGAACAAGCATTTTTTGTCAAGTGCGATGCCGAAAATAACCCACCAGAAACAATGATTTTGGGACGTTTGTACATTGACGTTGGGGTTTGCCCCGTGCGCCCAGCCGAGTTTGTCATCTTTCGCATCAGCCAGTGGAACGGTCCCGAAGGCGAACAGGAATAA
- a CDS encoding Pvc16 family protein → MLTLILQTLAELLAGGTTLTSTEQIDFSHPASLTDQNRGSLLNVYLYDIRESRQMQQSGRQRHSTGERQGSATVSPSPTWFDISIIITAIDRTALGEYHLLSEALSFLLRHNSLREEFLPPELRGYGNLTMNVSLNPAIEIGGLWSALSVPLRPAIHLTLTVPIEPRKISVPVVWERVFGMQHSWQEMTDDKSVKTKRVAIVGTIKSSVTMQPIAEVEVMLLESEKVATSDPEGLFFFENLSFGNYVLRLSCQGYQSQNCNVLVDSPTYTFKEIVLTPV, encoded by the coding sequence ATGCTGACTTTGATTCTTCAGACGTTGGCAGAACTTCTAGCTGGGGGGACGACACTCACTAGTACAGAGCAAATTGACTTTAGCCATCCTGCCAGTCTCACAGACCAAAATAGAGGCTCCTTGCTGAATGTTTATCTATATGACATTCGCGAAAGCAGGCAGATGCAGCAATCTGGTAGGCAGCGCCATTCTACCGGAGAGCGGCAAGGATCGGCAACCGTCAGCCCTTCACCTACTTGGTTTGACATCTCCATCATCATTACGGCGATCGATCGCACCGCTTTAGGAGAGTATCATCTGCTGAGCGAGGCTTTGTCTTTTTTACTCCGACACAATTCGCTGCGAGAAGAGTTTCTCCCGCCCGAATTACGGGGCTATGGTAATTTAACCATGAATGTTTCTCTTAACCCAGCCATTGAAATAGGAGGGTTATGGAGTGCGCTTTCGGTTCCCCTGCGTCCGGCGATTCATCTCACGCTGACAGTGCCAATTGAGCCGCGCAAAATATCGGTTCCTGTGGTTTGGGAACGAGTTTTTGGGATGCAACATTCGTGGCAAGAAATGACTGACGATAAGAGTGTTAAAACCAAGCGTGTCGCCATCGTCGGCACGATCAAAAGTAGCGTTACAATGCAGCCGATCGCTGAGGTAGAAGTGATGCTACTGGAATCTGAAAAAGTAGCAACCAGCGACCCAGAAGGACTGTTCTTTTTTGAAAACTTGAGCTTTGGTAACTACGTGCTGCGCTTAAGTTGCCAGGGCTACCAGTCGCAAAACTGTAACGTACTAGTGGATAGTCCAACTTACACTTTTAAAGAAATTGTACTAACCCCTGTTTAA
- a CDS encoding DUF4157 domain-containing protein, with product MAPVLTQRHSPSPHAQQDTETQAIQQHNREATVLKIQAKYGTITPQGQERLTFLQAKMADDTQRKLDVGDRTHQNISNSSSGDVSATPPERNTKPPIQAKLTIGQPGDKYEQEADRVAAQVVNQIHAPTTQREALPEEDELQMKPEIGSIQRQTMSEELQMKSSGAGMTAPQDLETSIQQARGSGQPLAEGIKQPMEQAFGVSFNGVKIHTDTRSHQLNQSIQARAFTTGQDVFFRQGEYNPGSRGGQELIAHELTHVVQQNGGAVQRSPSDGNGLSPSPAIALRPNSVSIQRRPMSTNEGNKFIDPDYPLLKLVKPLGARHNEYQIEGTDSLIYYEHGLGWFNDYDCIEKADVAQYQGNPDEREGVSNNGGLTYYYQEEKHTGSFLPIMEASKLASDLNREKGQTFDDTKVQSIAKEIAEKRTIYPIEVTQGENGLRLVQGRHRIAASALKGMRKIPYNVV from the coding sequence ATGGCTCCTGTCTTGACTCAACGTCACTCGCCCTCACCTCATGCTCAGCAAGATACCGAAACGCAAGCAATTCAACAGCATAACCGTGAGGCAACAGTCCTGAAAATTCAAGCCAAGTATGGCACGATTACGCCCCAAGGACAGGAAAGACTGACTTTTTTACAGGCAAAGATGGCTGACGACACGCAGCGAAAGCTAGATGTTGGCGATCGCACCCATCAAAATATCTCGAACTCTTCTTCTGGCGATGTCTCAGCTACTCCGCCCGAAAGAAATACTAAGCCACCGATACAGGCAAAACTCACCATCGGGCAACCAGGGGATAAGTACGAACAAGAGGCGGATCGGGTAGCCGCGCAGGTTGTAAACCAAATTCATGCACCAACTACCCAACGCGAAGCATTACCAGAAGAAGATGAGCTTCAGATGAAGCCAGAAATCGGCAGTATTCAGCGCCAAACCATGTCAGAAGAACTCCAAATGAAGTCTAGTGGTGCAGGGATGACTGCCCCTCAAGATCTCGAAACATCCATCCAACAGGCACGGGGTAGCGGACAGCCGCTTGCAGAGGGGATCAAACAACCGATGGAGCAGGCATTTGGGGTTAGTTTTAATGGAGTAAAGATTCACACAGATACTCGCTCTCACCAGTTAAATCAATCAATACAAGCTCGTGCATTCACCACAGGGCAAGATGTGTTCTTTCGACAGGGTGAATATAATCCTGGCAGTCGGGGAGGACAGGAGTTGATTGCCCATGAGTTGACCCATGTGGTGCAGCAAAATGGTGGGGCGGTGCAGCGATCGCCATCTGACGGTAATGGTTTAAGCCCATCACCAGCGATCGCTCTGCGACCTAATAGTGTTTCAATCCAGCGGAGGCCTATGTCTACGAACGAAGGAAACAAGTTCATCGATCCCGATTATCCTTTACTTAAGTTGGTAAAACCATTAGGCGCAAGACACAACGAATACCAAATTGAGGGAACAGATTCATTGATTTACTACGAACATGGACTGGGTTGGTTTAATGATTACGACTGTATAGAAAAAGCCGATGTTGCTCAGTATCAGGGAAACCCCGATGAGAGAGAGGGAGTTTCAAATAACGGTGGATTAACATACTACTATCAAGAGGAAAAACATACAGGAAGCTTCTTGCCCATAATGGAAGCATCAAAGCTAGCTTCCGATCTCAATAGAGAAAAAGGGCAAACCTTCGATGATACAAAGGTTCAAAGCATAGCGAAAGAGATAGCGGAGAAGCGAACAATTTACCCAATTGAGGTAACACAAGGAGAGAATGGTCTAAGACTAGTTCAAGGACGCCATCGAATCGCAGCCTCGGCATTGAAAGGTATGAGAAAAATACCTTACAACGTCGTATAG
- a CDS encoding type II toxin-antitoxin system HicA family toxin → MSQLPSVTGREVIVALGKIGFEVARIRGSHHILIHSDGRRTVVPVHSGETIGRGLLAQILRDCQISRDEFSSLL, encoded by the coding sequence ATGAGCCAACTGCCAAGCGTGACAGGACGCGAAGTCATAGTAGCTCTTGGTAAGATAGGTTTTGAAGTTGCTAGAATACGCGGAAGTCATCATATTTTGATACATAGTGATGGACGTAGAACGGTGGTTCCAGTACATTCTGGAGAAACAATTGGTCGGGGTTTATTGGCACAAATACTGCGCGATTGTCAAATAAGTCGTGACGAATTTAGCTCCTTGTTATGA
- a CDS encoding type II toxin-antitoxin system HicB family antitoxin, whose protein sequence is MKREFSVIIERDTDGYFVASVPQLVGCHTQAKSLDELMERIQEAIALCLEFEQEQDSLDFVGIQRVAVEL, encoded by the coding sequence GTGAAGCGAGAATTCAGTGTAATTATCGAGCGGGATACAGATGGCTATTTTGTCGCTTCAGTTCCTCAGCTTGTTGGGTGTCATACGCAAGCTAAGTCTTTAGATGAGTTGATGGAACGTATTCAAGAAGCGATCGCACTGTGTTTGGAATTTGAGCAAGAACAGGACTCACTAGATTTTGTGGGTATCCAACGAGTTGCAGTTGAACTATGA
- a CDS encoding DUF29 domain-containing protein has protein sequence MPTPDTGQTAGNLMQNLYETDFYAWTQEQVNLLRHHQWSQLDLPNLIEEIESLGRQQRAELRNRLSVLIGHLLKWEYQSDRRSRSWLNTIRIQRIETLELLEENPSLKPYLQEALQKAFTKAIALASGETNLPIKTFPQDCLYTLEDILSDRFYPGEPATDDLMS, from the coding sequence ATGCCAACACCAGACACAGGACAAACAGCGGGAAACCTGATGCAAAACCTCTACGAAACTGACTTCTACGCTTGGACTCAAGAACAGGTTAACCTGCTTCGTCATCATCAATGGAGCCAGCTTGACCTACCTAATTTAATTGAGGAAATTGAATCTTTGGGAAGACAGCAACGCGCCGAATTGCGAAATCGCTTGAGTGTCTTAATTGGGCATTTGCTGAAATGGGAATATCAATCCGATCGACGAAGCCGTAGTTGGTTGAATACGATTCGCATACAGCGGATAGAGACGTTGGAACTACTTGAAGAAAATCCCAGTCTCAAGCCGTATCTGCAAGAAGCTCTCCAGAAAGCTTTTACCAAAGCGATCGCACTGGCTTCTGGAGAAACAAATCTACCCATTAAAACTTTTCCACAAGACTGCCTTTACACGCTGGAAGACATTTTGAGCGATCGCTTTTATCCAGGCGAACCTGCAACGGACGATTTGATGAGCTGA
- a CDS encoding serine/threonine-protein kinase, with protein MSDPFVNQSDAWIGRSIGDRQRYRLDRRLGAGGMGDVFLAMDTLLGKHVALKLLKDTLVKSPDLKKRFEREVAVSAALKSDHIVEVSDYGVTAEGFPFYVMEYLRGQSLGQLLRQQRQLSVERTVNIITQVCDGLALAHEGVTLWREKATIKEHIQVVHRDLKPDNIFLVPTSLGELVKILDFGIAKIREDRVEYTQLTNMFLGTFHYAAPEQIEVEKDIDGRADIYSLGIILYEMLSGTDPFGLGLNTRSINQMSWALAHTTKPVKPLRSQPSLSNLSPVLEAVVLRCLNKDPSDRFTSVNDLKIALQVATTVEAEALPPITQHDNEDKTTIRPLTPLPSIVTKPTNINNSTVNRQMSERTIERSIKPVAPGVTDTILSLGQDSLLEIITEIIGPIASTLIEEVAAQASSTKELVENLFFYLSPAQQIEFEKQARGLLQKSATQTRTGHQVIDADFLQQCEESLAEIIGPIASSLIQEVMETYPQISPSELVNILAERIPNSKQAKEFSQQLTG; from the coding sequence ATGTCAGACCCTTTTGTAAATCAGTCCGATGCTTGGATTGGTCGCAGTATTGGCGATCGCCAACGATACCGCTTAGACCGGCGCTTGGGGGCGGGCGGCATGGGAGATGTTTTCTTGGCAATGGATACCTTACTCGGTAAGCACGTAGCTTTGAAGCTGCTGAAGGATACATTAGTCAAATCCCCAGACCTAAAAAAGCGATTTGAGCGTGAGGTAGCAGTGTCTGCGGCGCTCAAAAGCGACCATATTGTTGAAGTCAGCGACTATGGCGTAACTGCTGAAGGATTTCCCTTTTATGTGATGGAATATTTGCGCGGGCAAAGTCTCGGACAACTTCTGCGCCAACAACGACAGCTATCGGTAGAACGCACCGTAAATATTATCACTCAAGTCTGTGACGGGCTGGCTCTAGCCCATGAAGGGGTAACTTTATGGCGGGAAAAAGCCACCATTAAAGAACATATTCAGGTGGTTCACCGCGATTTGAAGCCAGATAATATTTTTCTGGTTCCCACATCGCTAGGAGAATTGGTAAAAATTTTAGACTTTGGCATTGCTAAAATTCGCGAAGATCGGGTTGAATATACTCAACTCACCAATATGTTTCTTGGCACGTTTCACTATGCCGCTCCAGAACAGATAGAAGTAGAAAAAGATATTGATGGACGAGCAGATATTTACAGCTTGGGTATCATTCTCTACGAAATGCTCAGCGGTACAGATCCGTTCGGTTTGGGTCTAAATACGCGCAGTATTAATCAAATGTCTTGGGCTTTAGCTCATACAACTAAGCCAGTAAAACCACTGCGATCGCAACCCAGTTTATCGAATTTATCGCCTGTATTAGAAGCAGTAGTATTGCGCTGTTTAAACAAAGACCCCAGCGATCGCTTTACCTCAGTAAACGATCTGAAGATAGCTTTACAAGTTGCTACTACTGTAGAAGCTGAGGCATTGCCCCCAATAACTCAACATGACAATGAGGACAAAACCACCATACGCCCGCTAACTCCTCTCCCATCTATAGTTACCAAGCCAACGAATATTAACAATTCAACCGTTAATCGACAGATGAGCGAGCGCACCATCGAACGATCGATAAAACCAGTAGCACCAGGAGTTACCGACACTATTCTGTCTTTAGGACAAGACTCGTTGCTAGAAATTATTACAGAAATTATCGGACCTATTGCTTCCACCTTGATAGAAGAAGTAGCAGCGCAAGCCTCTAGCACTAAAGAATTAGTCGAGAATTTGTTCTTCTATCTTTCTCCGGCACAACAAATAGAGTTTGAAAAACAGGCAAGAGGATTGCTACAAAAATCTGCGACTCAAACTAGAACGGGACATCAAGTAATTGATGCTGATTTTTTACAACAATGTGAAGAATCTTTAGCTGAGATTATTGGTCCTATTGCCAGCTCGTTAATTCAAGAAGTCATGGAGACTTATCCGCAAATTTCTCCATCTGAACTTGTAAATATTTTAGCAGAAAGAATTCCTAATTCCAAACAAGCAAAAGAGTTTTCCCAACAATTGACGGGTTAA
- a CDS encoding DUF3365 domain-containing protein, translated as MLENRYIAHKLRFLQNLKLASKFNLILLFVFLVAILISGTSLSNLLQQRAQQEVTTKADVLLQTMSAVRSYTNENITPLLTPQLETSQEFIPETVAAYSAIEVFDKFRKNDNYRDYVYREAALNPTNLRDRADRFETHLIEQFTKEPANTQKSGFRTFPGGEFFYIARRFTITDASCLRCHSTPDKAPKSQIAIYGSENGFDWELNKTVFAQVIYVPANRVFASARQFWQFTMIMLFAISVVVMIAINLLLKRTIIKPIAQISKVAQAVSTGKTNADFEQRSNDEIGILAASFNRMKSSLEIAKTMLERRKHNS; from the coding sequence ATGTTAGAAAATCGTTATATAGCTCATAAATTGAGATTTTTGCAAAATCTTAAACTTGCCAGCAAATTCAATCTAATTTTGTTATTTGTTTTTCTGGTCGCTATTTTAATTAGCGGTACTAGTCTATCAAACTTACTACAACAAAGAGCGCAGCAAGAAGTAACAACTAAAGCAGATGTACTTTTACAAACAATGAGTGCCGTTAGGAGCTACACCAACGAAAACATAACTCCTCTCTTAACACCTCAACTAGAAACTAGCCAAGAGTTTATTCCAGAAACAGTAGCAGCTTATTCTGCGATCGAGGTTTTTGATAAGTTCCGCAAGAACGACAACTACCGAGACTATGTTTATAGGGAAGCTGCTTTAAATCCAACGAATTTACGCGATCGCGCCGATCGATTTGAAACCCATCTGATCGAGCAATTTACTAAAGAGCCAGCTAATACACAAAAATCGGGCTTTCGTACCTTTCCAGGCGGAGAATTCTTTTATATTGCTCGACGTTTTACAATTACAGATGCTAGCTGTCTGCGCTGCCATTCAACACCAGATAAAGCGCCTAAAAGCCAGATAGCAATTTATGGTAGCGAAAATGGTTTTGACTGGGAATTAAATAAAACTGTATTTGCCCAGGTGATTTATGTTCCAGCAAATAGAGTGTTTGCATCTGCTCGGCAGTTTTGGCAGTTCACTATGATTATGCTGTTCGCTATCTCTGTTGTTGTGATGATTGCGATTAATCTGTTGTTGAAGCGCACTATTATCAAGCCAATTGCACAAATTTCTAAAGTGGCTCAGGCAGTTAGCACTGGCAAGACAAATGCTGATTTTGAACAACGCTCTAATGATGAAATTGGCATCTTAGCAGCATCTTTTAATAGAATGAAATCTAGTCTGGAAATAGCTAAGACGATGCTGGAGCGCAGAAAACACAATAGTTAA
- a CDS encoding FHA domain-containing protein: MKIKVFNSQTQAETTELDLNEIFEREDTCLIGRSENSGLVLDSSDISRLHGKFFQQNGEIYYTDLGSRNGSLINGQAAVVNQDYLLKNRDAIQAGEFVLIIQETSDFSEDATVVKPLDAVASWHFASSVEVVEADVVSSNALVKATPPNIEVDDPKQQTLALFAAINKLILNELQGAGNLTREAYLKAIRKARESIESKILLEPEEIEKQAEKQWQSFVKSTSEVSNRLGSVAAKKTSQLGSQLGSAAVKRAAQLKNRLGSATKAAFNSAWREITAPQKPDPESADRQATSDSLNNLSPENREQQEKSEDSTP; encoded by the coding sequence ATGAAAATTAAAGTGTTTAATTCGCAAACTCAGGCTGAAACTACTGAACTAGACTTAAATGAAATATTTGAACGGGAGGATACTTGCTTAATAGGTCGCTCTGAAAACTCTGGTTTAGTTTTGGATAGCTCTGATATCAGTCGGTTACATGGTAAGTTTTTTCAACAAAATGGAGAGATTTATTATACCGATCTCGGTAGCAGAAATGGCTCTTTAATTAATGGTCAAGCCGCTGTAGTTAATCAGGATTATCTACTCAAAAATAGGGATGCGATCCAAGCAGGAGAATTTGTCTTAATTATTCAAGAAACTAGCGATTTTTCTGAAGATGCGACAGTTGTTAAACCATTAGATGCTGTTGCATCTTGGCATTTTGCTTCCAGTGTCGAGGTGGTTGAAGCTGATGTCGTGTCATCAAATGCTTTGGTGAAAGCGACACCACCAAACATCGAAGTAGACGATCCCAAACAACAAACTCTAGCATTGTTTGCCGCAATCAATAAACTCATTCTCAATGAGTTACAGGGTGCGGGTAACTTAACACGAGAGGCATACCTCAAGGCAATTCGTAAAGCGCGTGAGTCAATTGAAAGCAAGATTTTGCTTGAACCAGAGGAGATTGAAAAACAGGCAGAAAAGCAATGGCAGTCATTTGTTAAAAGTACTTCAGAAGTTAGCAACCGTCTTGGCTCTGTTGCTGCGAAAAAAACTTCACAACTAGGCAGTCAATTAGGTTCTGCTGCTGTGAAAAGAGCTGCACAGCTAAAAAATCGTCTCGGTTCTGCAACTAAAGCTGCTTTCAACTCTGCTTGGAGAGAGATAACAGCTCCTCAGAAACCCGATCCAGAAAGTGCAGATAGACAAGCAACGTCCGATTCACTCAACAACTTAAGTCCAGAAAATCGAGAGCAACAAGAGAAATCAGAAGATTCTACACCATAA